In the Leishmania donovani BPK282A1 complete genome, chromosome 31 genome, one interval contains:
- a CDS encoding calreticulin, putative — MAQRAMLAAVVGVLVLCVYVVQAEIFFHEEFNTMDGWVQSEHTSDYGKVALSVGAIHVDAEKEQGLKLMEDAKFYAVSKKLPKAVSNDGKSIVVSFSVKNEQKLTCGGTYLKFFSELDQKDLHGESAYWLMFGPDTCGSSTRLQFILSYNGTNHLWKKLWRPKTDKATHVYTVEIAPNNTYQLYVDGMHIQEGSFEEEWDMLPPKTIPDPTDEKPADWVDDMMMDDPSDTKPEHWDDEPATITDSEAVKPVDWDDAEDGVWEAPKIPNPNYRGAWTPRRIHNPDYKGKWAARQIPNPAYKEDPNLYRAPAPLQYVGIDVWQVEGGSIFDDIIIGDDITEVLGVVKSTYGAMAEKERDLIQAEEKKEATKEPAEAAAEKPNVGEHADHTPDEGDSEDKEDL; from the coding sequence CGTTGTCCAGGCGGAGATCTTCTTCCACGAGGAGTTCAACACCATGGATGGGTGGGTGCAGTCGGAGCATACGAGCGACTACGGCAAGGTCGCGCTCTCGGTGGGTGCGATTCACGTGGATGCTGAGAAGGAGCAGGGCCTGAAGCTCATGGAGGACGCCAAGTTCTACGCTGTCTCGAAGAAGCTGCCGAAAGCAGTTTCGAACGACGGCAAGTCGATCGTTgtctccttctccgtcaAGAACGAGCAAAAGCTTacgtgcggcggcacctACCTCAAGTTCTTTTCCGAGCTGGACCAGAAGGACTTACACGGCGAGTCTGCGTACTGGCTGATGTTCGGCCCCGACACCTGTGGCTCCAGCACCCGTCTGCAGTTCATCTTGAGCTACAACGGCACGAACCACCTTTGGAAGAAGTTGTGGAGGCCAAAGACCGACAAGGCCACTCACGTCTACACGGTCGAGATCGCGCCAAACAATACGTACCAGCTGTACGTCGATGGCATGCACATCCAGGAAGGGTCGTTTGAGGAGGAGTGGGACATGCTACCGCCAAAGACCATCCCTGACCCGACGGATGAGAAGCCGGCGGACTGGGTGGATGACATGATGATGGACGATCCGTCTGACACGAAGCCGGAGCACTGGGACGACGAGCCGGCCACCATCACCGACTCTGAGGCTGTCAAGCCGGTGGACTGGGACGATGCGGAAGACGGCGTGTGGGAGGCCCCGAAGATTCCGAACCCGAACTACCGCGGTGCGtggacgccgcgccgcatccaTAACCCCGACTACAAGGGCAAGTGGGCAGCGAGGCAGATCCCGAACCCGGCTTACAAGGAGGACCCGAACCTGTACagggcgccggcgccgctgcagtacGTCGGCATCGATGTCTGGCAggtggagggcggcagcatctTCGATGACATAATCATCGGTGACGACATTACGGAGGTGTTGGGTGTGGTGAAGAGCACGTACGGCGCCAtggcagagaaggagagagatcTCATccaggcggaggagaagaaggaggcCACGAAAGagccggcggaggcggcagccgagAAGCCGAATGTGGGCGAGCACGCTGACCACACGCCAGACGAAGGCGACAGCGAGGATAAGGAGGACCTGTag